The Gillisia sp. Hel_I_86 genome has a segment encoding these proteins:
- the porV gene encoding type IX secretion system outer membrane channel protein PorV, whose protein sequence is MKKITILFLGFSLLSNSLMFSQEERDRVITTAVPFLLIAADARAAGMGDQGVATSADAFSQQWNPAKYAFINSEQGVGVSYTPYLSSIVNDIFLGNLTYFNRLDEKSAVAVSLRYFSLGSIEAQEGFGDEPLLLSPNELTFDLSYSLRLAENFSMAVAGRYLRSDLKLSIGSEDATAASTFGVDVAAFYQSSDIVFSNFDGRFRAGMNISNIGPKIKYDEVGQENFIPTNLKVGGGFDFIFDPSNRLGTYLEFNKLLVPTPQDFNNNGVIGDSEDDEEYNSIGAIQGIFKSFGDAPDGFREELKEITWALGAEYVYQDQFSLRTGYFNESDTKGSRKFVAIGAGFKYAPVVIDVSYLFSTSNVVSPLEGTLRFGLVFNFGEEYDDN, encoded by the coding sequence ATGAAAAAAATTACGATACTTTTTCTTGGATTTTCCCTCTTATCAAATTCGCTTATGTTTTCCCAAGAGGAACGGGATAGGGTTATAACCACAGCCGTTCCTTTCTTATTGATCGCAGCCGATGCTAGAGCAGCTGGAATGGGGGATCAAGGGGTCGCAACTTCTGCAGATGCCTTTTCTCAACAATGGAACCCAGCTAAATATGCATTTATAAATAGTGAGCAAGGTGTAGGTGTGTCCTACACGCCTTATCTAAGCAGTATAGTGAATGATATATTTTTGGGGAACCTTACTTATTTTAATAGGCTTGACGAAAAAAGTGCCGTTGCGGTAAGTTTGAGATATTTTAGCTTAGGGTCTATTGAAGCTCAGGAAGGCTTTGGAGATGAACCTTTACTATTGAGCCCAAATGAATTAACCTTTGATCTTTCTTATTCGTTGCGATTAGCTGAAAATTTTTCCATGGCAGTTGCAGGGCGGTATTTGAGGTCTGATCTTAAGTTGTCCATAGGCAGTGAAGATGCTACCGCTGCTTCCACTTTTGGGGTAGATGTAGCGGCCTTCTATCAAAGTAGCGATATTGTTTTTTCAAATTTTGATGGACGCTTTAGAGCTGGCATGAATATTTCCAACATTGGGCCAAAAATCAAGTATGATGAGGTAGGTCAGGAAAATTTTATTCCAACCAATTTAAAAGTTGGGGGAGGTTTCGACTTTATTTTTGATCCATCAAATAGATTAGGGACTTATCTTGAATTTAATAAATTATTAGTTCCTACGCCACAGGATTTTAATAATAATGGGGTAATTGGTGATAGTGAAGATGATGAAGAATATAATAGTATTGGAGCTATTCAAGGGATTTTTAAATCTTTTGGTGATGCGCCAGATGGTTTTAGGGAAGAATTAAAAGAGATTACTTGGGCGCTTGGCGCTGAATATGTTTATCAGGATCAATTTTCCCTTAGAACTGGGTATTTTAATGAAAGCGATACAAAAGGTTCAAGAAAATTTGTTGCCATAGGAGCTGGTTTCAAATATGCTCCGGTAGTTATAGATGTTTCTTATTTGTTTTCTACTTCTAATGTAGTAAGTCCTTTAGAAGGAACCCTTAGATTTGGATTGGTCTTTAATTTTGGTGAAGAATACGACGATAATTAA
- the cdd gene encoding cytidine deaminase: MKSITISTTIEIYDSLVELPEEVIKLMNTAVEAREKAYAPYSKFHVGAAILLDNNEVISGSNQENASYPSGLCAERTAIYYAGATYPEAIIKRIAISATSVNHAVTTPIPPCGACRQAIAEYEIKQNEPIEIYFMGESGKVAKSNSLKDLLPLAFDKSYL, encoded by the coding sequence ATGAAATCAATAACCATTTCTACAACAATAGAAATCTACGATTCTTTAGTTGAACTTCCAGAAGAAGTTATAAAACTCATGAACACCGCAGTTGAAGCTCGGGAAAAAGCATATGCTCCATATTCTAAATTTCATGTGGGTGCCGCCATACTGTTGGATAATAATGAAGTCATTTCTGGAAGCAATCAGGAAAATGCTTCGTATCCAAGTGGTTTGTGTGCAGAGAGAACAGCAATATATTATGCAGGAGCAACCTATCCTGAAGCCATTATTAAGAGAATTGCGATTTCGGCCACATCTGTGAATCATGCAGTAACTACTCCAATACCACCTTGTGGTGCATGCAGGCAGGCCATAGCAGAGTACGAGATCAAGCAAAATGAACCTATTGAAATTTATTTTATGGGAGAAAGTGGCAAGGTTGCAAAATCCAATTCCCTAAAGGATCTATTGCCTCTGGCCTTCGATAAGTCTTATCTATAA
- the gldJ gene encoding gliding motility lipoprotein GldJ, producing the protein MRTNVAFKTLFAIAIGASLFSCNNSKDYKNNSRATGWDINSKEGGFQYKTNYKEQETGPGLVFVEGGTFTMGRVQDDVMHDWNNTPTQQHVQSFYMDETEVTNIMYMEYLDWLKNIFPPSEPNYKNIYTGAVPDTLVWRNRLGFNETMVNNYLRHPAYSNYPVVGVNWIQATEFSKWRTNRVNELKLEQEGYSKKGARYTDVDGGTTFDTETYLNAPTRTYGGNDSITRGGKNADKLGTAKDTSNSKNIYIQRKDGVLLPEYRLPTEAEWEYAALGLVGIRNYNVYRGRKKYPWDGQYTRSGDVKRQGDQLANFKQGEGDYGGIAGWSDDGADITAEVKSYEANDYGLYDMAGNVAEWVADVYRPIVDDEFNDFNYYRGNVYTKNAINDDGTVKVVAPDGVVYDTLSSGRIMARALPGELAQVPINEKDTYLRTNFNESDNRNFRDGDKSSTRYYEPFNEISNPSKRMYNSPQFSTDTDSIGTVKPNYDETSRTTLVSDEVRVYKGGSWRDRAYWLDPSQRRYFPQDMATDYIGFRNAMSRVGSKSKDKNKTARN; encoded by the coding sequence ATGAGGACTAATGTTGCCTTTAAGACACTATTTGCTATCGCTATAGGCGCTAGTTTGTTTAGTTGTAACAATTCTAAAGATTACAAAAACAACTCAAGAGCTACTGGATGGGATATTAATTCTAAAGAAGGCGGTTTCCAATACAAAACAAATTATAAGGAACAGGAAACTGGACCTGGGCTTGTTTTTGTGGAAGGCGGGACCTTTACCATGGGAAGAGTGCAGGATGATGTAATGCATGACTGGAACAACACCCCTACCCAGCAGCACGTTCAGTCTTTTTATATGGACGAAACCGAAGTCACGAATATCATGTATATGGAATACTTGGATTGGTTAAAAAATATCTTCCCGCCAAGTGAACCAAATTATAAAAATATCTATACTGGTGCCGTGCCAGATACTTTGGTTTGGAGAAACCGATTAGGCTTCAACGAAACCATGGTGAATAATTATTTACGTCACCCTGCATATTCAAATTATCCTGTGGTGGGAGTTAACTGGATTCAGGCAACCGAATTCAGCAAATGGAGGACCAACAGGGTAAATGAACTTAAATTAGAGCAAGAAGGATATTCCAAAAAAGGAGCCCGCTATACAGATGTTGATGGAGGAACCACTTTTGATACTGAAACGTACTTGAATGCTCCAACCAGAACTTATGGTGGCAATGATAGTATTACAAGGGGAGGTAAAAATGCAGATAAACTAGGAACTGCAAAGGACACTAGCAATTCCAAAAATATCTATATCCAACGAAAAGACGGTGTACTATTACCTGAATACAGATTGCCTACAGAAGCAGAATGGGAATATGCAGCTTTAGGACTGGTAGGCATTAGAAACTATAACGTTTACCGCGGTAGAAAAAAATACCCATGGGATGGTCAATACACTCGTTCTGGAGATGTTAAAAGACAAGGTGATCAACTAGCCAATTTTAAACAAGGCGAAGGTGATTATGGCGGAATCGCAGGTTGGAGCGATGATGGCGCTGACATTACCGCCGAAGTGAAATCTTACGAAGCAAACGATTATGGCCTTTATGATATGGCCGGAAACGTGGCAGAATGGGTAGCCGATGTTTATAGGCCTATAGTAGATGATGAGTTTAACGACTTCAACTACTACAGAGGAAATGTGTACACCAAGAACGCTATCAACGATGATGGTACTGTAAAAGTTGTAGCACCAGATGGTGTTGTATATGACACTTTAAGTAGTGGAAGGATTATGGCCAGGGCTCTTCCAGGAGAATTGGCTCAAGTGCCAATTAATGAAAAGGACACTTATCTAAGAACAAATTTTAACGAAAGCGACAACAGAAACTTCCGTGATGGAGATAAGAGTTCTACAAGGTATTACGAACCATTCAATGAAATTTCGAACCCTTCCAAGAGAATGTATAATTCCCCTCAATTTAGTACAGATACAGATAGTATAGGAACTGTAAAACCCAACTATGATGAAACTAGCAGAACTACTTTAGTTAGTGATGAGGTTCGCGTATATAAGGGTGGTTCTTGGAGAGATAGAGCATATTGGTTGGATCCGTCTCAAAGAAGATATTTCCCTCAAGATATGGCTACAGACTATATTGGGTTTAGAAACGCTATGTCTAGGGTTGGTTCTAAATCTAAAGACAAAAACAAAACGGCAAGGAATTAA